From a region of the Xyrauchen texanus isolate HMW12.3.18 chromosome 39, RBS_HiC_50CHRs, whole genome shotgun sequence genome:
- the LOC127632997 gene encoding C-C motif chemokine 17-like, with protein sequence MFLQTVSILVLSALLFCCLEGKGVQMQRDVQCCMQYSHGKVRTKDVLRFEVQKEGPDCSIRAIILYTKNVVKCADPRDRKVKRLLRKLTQRQRVKDLWQPPHMNLPVMSEVAVVNSQKMNKTK encoded by the exons ATGTTCCTGCAAACGGTCTCCATCCTCGTCCTTTCTGCCTTGCTCTTCTGCTGCCTGGAAG GGAAGGGTGTGCAAATGCAGCGAGATGTCCAGTGTTGCATGCAATACTCTCATGGCAAAGTCCGGACCAAAGATGTCCTGAGGTTTGAGGTGCAGAAGGAGGGGCCAGACTGCAGCATAAGAGCCATCAT ATTGTACACCAAAAATGTGGTGAAGTGTGCCGATCCAAGAGACAGGAAGGTTAAGAGGCTACTTCGGAAACTGACCCAAAGGCAGCGAGTCAAAGACTTGTGGCAACCTCCACATATGAATCTGCCTGTGATGTCGGAG GTCGCTGTTGTTAATTCCCAAAAGATGAACAAG ACCAAgtga
- the LOC127632792 gene encoding excitatory amino acid transporter 1-like isoform X2, giving the protein MRMLQMLVLPLIVSSLVTGISSLDSKASGKMGIRAIIYYMVTTFIAVFIGIVMVILIRPGKGSRDSLMASSGSIEAVQAADAFLDLIRNMFPPNLVEACFKQYKTLYKKTVLIENVSIVVNVSDSINSTDIGQVSNFSTILQTVQETLEEVVPVSGSSNGVNALGLVVFSMCFGLVIGNMKQQGQALRDFFDCLNEAIMRLVAIIIWYAPVGILFLIAGKIVEMKDLAQVGGQLGMYTVSVIVGLLIHGLFVLPLLFFVVTKKNPYTFIAGLLQALITAFGTSSSSATLPITFRCLEENNHVDKRVTRFVLPVGATINMDGTALYEAVAAIFIAQVNDMDLNFGQILTISITATAASIGAAGIPQAGLVTMVIVLTSVGLPTEDITLIIAVDWFLDRIRTTTNVLGDSFGAGIVEHLSRQELQNQDVEIINSVIEENEKQYQLICQDNDSFNLRSSETTM; this is encoded by the exons GAATCTCATCCTTAGACAGCAAGGCATCTGGGAAGATGGGAATTCGGGCCATCATCTACTACATGGTGACAACGTTTATAGCTGTTTTCATCGGTATTGTCATGGTGATTCTTATCAGGCCAGGGAAAGGGAGCAGGGACAGTCTGATGGCCTCTAGTGGCAGCATTGAGGCAGTGCAGGCTGCTGATGCCTTTCTGGACCTGATAAG AAATATGTTTCCACCAAATTTAGTTGAGGCCTGTTTCAAACAG TATAAAACACTATACAAGAAGACTGTACTGATCGAAAATGTCAGCATTGTGGTCAATGTGTCAGACAGCATCAACTCTACAGATATTGGCCAGGTGTCTAACTTCAGCACAATCTTGCAGACCGTCCAGGAGACACTGGAAGAGGTTGTACCAGTTTCAGGTTCTTCTAATGGGGTGAATGCCCTGGGGCTGGTGGTCTTTTCCATGTGCTTTGGTTTAGTGATTGGAAACATGAAACAGCAGGGCCAGGCTCTGCGGGACTTCTTTGACTGTCTGAATGAGGCCATAATGCGCTTGGTGGCTATTATTATCTG GTATGCTCCGGTGGGCATCCTCTTCCTGATTGCAGGGAAGATTGTGGAGATGAAGGATCTTGCGCAGGTGGGAGGACAGTTAGGGATGTACACGGTGTCTGTTATTGTCGGGTTGCTCATCCACGGCCTGTTTGTTCTACCTCTGCTCTTCTTTGTGGTGACCAAGAAGAATCCGTACACCTTCATTGCTGGGCTGCTGCAGGCTCTGATCACTGCTTTCGGCACCTCATCCAG TTCTGCTACCCTGCCCATCACCTTTCGTTGTCTCGAGGAAAACAACCACGTGGACAAAAGAGTGACGCGATTTGTGCTGCCAGTCGGAGCTACAATTAACATGGATGGAACAGCTCTGTACGAGGCAGTGGCAGCCATTTTTATTGCCCAAGTCAATGACATGGACCTAAACTTTGGGCAAATCCTCACCATCAG CATCACGGCGACTGCAGCCAGCATTGGAGCAGCAGGCATCCCTCAGGCTGGGCTTGTTACCATGGTGATAGTATTGACATCGGTGGGACTGCCCACAGAGGACATTACACTGATCATTGCAGTTGACTGGTTCCT GGACCGAATTAGGACCACCACCAATGTTTTGGGAGATTCGTTTGGCGCTGGAATTGTTGAGCATCTTTCACGTCAGGAACTTCAGAATCAAGATGTAGAAATAATCAACTCTGTTATCGAGGAGAATGAAAAGCAGTACCAGCTGATCTGTCAGGATAATGATTCTTTCAATCTCCGCAGCAGTGAAACCACAATGTAA